From a single Apium graveolens cultivar Ventura chromosome 2, ASM990537v1, whole genome shotgun sequence genomic region:
- the LOC141701678 gene encoding uncharacterized protein LOC141701678, whose amino-acid sequence MLDDSNQLVKKIKIKVIRSESGRENLIGPSDEVACVMVGDIETTVGEMDIIVEKQPDVNVRDIIMEKSDKPLERISSVHPSLMELQYPIFFLLVKTDTMTEFLMWIMRRRPKKALPHVHMLIWLDGASKRELAANVDKYVSAEISDPLTNPVGYDAIRSVMIHGPCGFAEKPILINQAFQSINDEILASQDLLVKYQCHMNVEICCHARGLKYLFKYCLKGHDRAIVKISSERERTDKAVDCLVDEINQYFDRRYIYASEAAYRIFGFPIHYHSIYVLRLSFHLPGERSCTFSENELLEKVVRREQHKHSQLEGFFILNQSDPNARQYTYDEIPQHYVWNDTDKLWTVRKYGRQIGQLLYTHHSAEELCGGCGKTFVWKMIIYKLRSLGLIILPVASSGIAATLMLGGRTAHSRFKIPIVLDDCSSCAINHDSDIAELIKHTSLIIWDEAPMQHRYAFECLDWSL is encoded by the exons ATGTTAGATGACTCTAACCAGTTGGTAAAGAAGATTAAAATAAAAGTAATCCGTTCTGAGAGTGGTCGAGAAAACTTAATTGGCCCATCTGACGAAGTTGCTTGCGTGATGGTTGGTGATATTGAGACTACTGTTGGTGAAATGGATATTATTGTTGAAAAACAGCCTGATGTGAATGTTAGGGATATCATAATGGAAAAGAGTGACAAACCCCTTGAACGTATCTCTAGCGTTCATCCATCATTGATGGAACTTCAATATCCCATTTTTTTCCTCTTGGTGAAGACAGATACCATGACGGAATTTctgatgtggattatgagacgCAGACCTAAAAAAGC TCTTCCCCATGTTCATATGTTGATTTGGCTTGATGGTGCATCGAAGAGGGAACTTGCAGCTAATGTAGACAAATATGTAAGCGCTGAGATTTCTGATCCTCTTACCAATCCTGTTGGTTATGACGCTATTAGATCTGTGATGATACATGGACCATGCG GTTTTGCAGAGAAACCTATTTTGATCAATCAAGCTTTCCAATCTATAAATGACGAAATCTTGGCATCACA AGATTTGTTGGTAAAATATCAATGTCACATGAATGTAGAGATCTGTTGTCATGCACGCGGTTTAAAATACTTATTCAAGTATTGTCTCAAAGGTCATGACCGTGCTATTGTTAAAATTTCGTCTGAAAGAGAAAGAACAGATAAAGCGGTTGATTGTCTAGTTGATGAGATTAATCAATATTTTGATAGAAGGTATATTTATGCATCAGAAGCTGCCTACCGGATATTTGGTTTTCCCATACATTACCATTCAATATATGTTCTTCGTTTATCTTTTCATCTGCCCGGTGAGCGAAGTTGTACCTTTTCTGAGAATGAGTTGCTTGAGAAAGTAGTTCGTCGTGAGCAGCACAAACATAGTCAGTTAGAAGGTTTTTTCATACTGAATCAAAGTGATCCTAATGCTCGCCAATATACATATGATGAAATTCCACAACATTATGTATGGAATGACACTGACAAATTGTGGACTGTTCGCAAATATGGTAGACAGATTGGTCAACTTCTGTATACTCATCACAGTGCCGAAGAGCTCTG TGGTGGTTGTGGGAAGACATTTGTTTGGAAGATGATAATATATAAGTTAAGGTCACTTGGTTTAATTATTTTACCAGTTGCTTCGTCTGGAATTGCTGCGACATTAATGCTTGGCGGAAGGACTGCACATTCCAGATTTAAGATCCCTATTGTTCTAGATGATTGTTCTTCCTGTGCAATAAATCATGATTCTGATATAGCTGAGCTCATCAAGCATACAAGCCTCATCATATGGGACGAAGCCCCTATGCAGCATCGTTATGCTTTTGAGTGTTTGGACTGGTCTCTATGA
- the LOC141701669 gene encoding ATP-dependent DNA helicase PIF1-like, with protein MPFGGITIGGDFRRILPVIPLGSRGDVVSACITISRLWQQSKVLLLFRNMRLNQSQSSAEAEGFKLFAEWVLKIGNGDSQPCKDSLLVYEEDNIVILPDFFDPETKNYVQNMIQWTYPDFISMYKSPIYLSERAILTPTNHVVGHLNSVIVDTIPGDESTYYSVDRAEDFGGTASELSFAFPPEYLNSINIPGLPPHELKLKQGVAFMLMRNLNQTLGLCNGTMMMITRCLKQCVECEVICGAFVGTKHFIPRMELCPTEMKLPFNLIRKQMPLQIFYSMTINKSQGQSLERVGLYLPNPVFTHGQLYVAFSRVTSPAGLKIFIDSKDGESTNVTKNFVYKEIFYNLPT; from the coding sequence ATGCCTTTTGGTGGCATTACTATTGGTGGTGATTTCAGACGGATTCTTCCTGTCATCCCCCTTGGATCTCGTGGTGATGTTGTTTCTGCATGTATCACCATATCACGGTTATGGCAACAGTCCAAGGTTTTGCTCCTTTTTCGTAACATGAGGTTAAACCAATCACAAAGTTCTGCGGAGGCAGAGGGCTTCAAACTTTTTGCGGAATGGGTTCTAAAGATTGGAAATGGTGATAGTCAACCTTGCAAAGACAGTTTATTGGTTTATGAGGAAGACAATATTGTGATTCTACCTGACTTTTTTGATCCTGAAACAAAGAATTATGTTCAAAATATGATACAATGGACATATCCCGATTTTATCTCAATGTACAAGTCACCAATATATTTAAGTGAGAGAGCCATCTTAACTCCAACTAATCATGTAGTTGGTCATTTGAACTCTGTAATTGTTGATACTATTCCTGGTGATGAGTCTACTTACTATAGTGTTGACAGAGCCGAGGATTTTGGGGGCACTGCATCTGAATTGAGTTTTGCTTTCCCTCCAGAGTATTTGAATTCTATCAACATTCCTGGCCTTCCACCTCACGAGCTAAAGTTGAAGCAAGGTGTTGCTTTCATGCTAATGCGAAATTTGAATCAAACACTTGGCCTTTGTAACGGCACTATGATGATGATTACTAGATGTTTGAAACAATGTGTGGAGTGTGAAGTTATATGTGGTGCCTTTGTTGGTACCAAGCATTTTATTCCTCGAATGGAACTCTGTCCCACCGAAATGAAGTTACCTTTTAATTTGATTAGGAAGCAGATGCCCCTACAGATTTTCTATTCGATGACTATCAACAAGTCACAAGGTCAATCCCTTGAGCGAGTTGGGTTGTACTTGCCGAACCCTGTGTTTACCCATGGTCAACTTTATGTTGCTTTTAGCCGTGTTACTTCTCCTGCTGGGCTAAAGATATTCATTGATTCCAAGGATGGTGAATCAACTAATGTTACTAAGAATTTTGTATACAAAGAGATTTTCTACAACCTACCTACATAG